In Dermatophilus congolensis, a genomic segment contains:
- a CDS encoding ABC transporter substrate-binding protein translates to MKNRALAATAAAALIGSLTLTACGQGVSNSSVNNGKNAAQITNCGKAHTYPADPQRIVALNPGQGDLIARLGAADRVTAIAQTNGAPIPTSLTANGHKPTVLSDSAPPTKEQLLGTQPQLVLSPTTYEFTAEKGYATEDQLRQAGAEVYIAAAGCLDRRGKADVTDLLTDIDALGKILGKDKEAQELHNKAQGILTAATERAKDQTKPKVAQLFIEGDTISAIGGGVEHSMVAAAGGDNVFNPDDPAFAKFFAAEISRETLVDKNPEVIVFSSTGKDHEKRTREWLTKNFANVEAVKNDRIVALPAAELLPGTWGNLDAVTSMNEAFYPAK, encoded by the coding sequence ATGAAAAACCGTGCCCTCGCCGCCACCGCCGCGGCCGCCCTCATCGGCTCACTGACCCTCACCGCCTGCGGCCAAGGCGTCAGCAACTCCTCCGTCAACAACGGAAAAAACGCCGCCCAAATCACCAACTGCGGTAAAGCACACACCTACCCCGCAGACCCACAACGTATCGTCGCCCTCAACCCAGGCCAAGGCGACCTCATCGCCCGCCTCGGCGCAGCCGACCGCGTCACCGCCATCGCCCAAACCAACGGCGCCCCCATCCCAACCAGCCTCACCGCCAACGGCCACAAACCCACAGTCCTATCCGACAGCGCCCCACCCACCAAAGAACAACTACTAGGCACCCAGCCACAACTCGTCCTCTCACCCACCACCTACGAATTCACCGCCGAAAAGGGCTACGCCACCGAAGACCAACTCCGCCAAGCAGGCGCCGAGGTCTACATCGCCGCAGCAGGCTGCCTCGACCGACGCGGCAAAGCTGACGTCACTGACCTCCTCACCGACATTGACGCCCTCGGCAAAATCCTCGGCAAAGACAAAGAAGCCCAAGAACTCCACAACAAAGCCCAAGGCATCCTCACCGCTGCCACCGAACGCGCCAAAGACCAAACCAAACCCAAAGTCGCCCAACTATTCATCGAAGGCGACACCATCTCCGCCATCGGTGGCGGCGTAGAACACTCCATGGTCGCCGCAGCCGGAGGAGACAACGTCTTCAACCCCGACGACCCCGCCTTCGCCAAATTCTTTGCCGCAGAAATCTCCCGCGAAACACTCGTCGACAAAAACCCCGAAGTCATCGTCTTCTCCTCCACCGGAAAAGACCACGAAAAACGCACCCGCGAATGGCTCACCAAAAACTTCGCCAACGTCGAAGCCGTCAAAAACGACCGCATCGTCGCCCTACCAGCCGCCGAACTCCTCCCCGGAACCTGGGGCAACCTCGACGCCGTCACCAGCATGAACGAAGCCTTCTACCCCGCGAAATAA
- a CDS encoding ATP-grasp domain-containing protein: MQAYLLARNPNHSLTHGYLPAAHRLGLHTTILTDHPPTTNTRIINCNVLNHHDVIATISNHPHPDVILSNSDHLQTQTALAAAYYNLPGKDWRATLHTKNKALMRRQLAHHGAGITTTELPPHTPTNTIHALPITYPCVIKPREGVASEDVILTHTPHHLTTAINTIRTHRPHDTLLIEEYLPGNLCTLETLGDNHHLHILGGFHTTTTPPPTSSKKPAHTPPHTPPTSPTKSSTNSTSSASTSAPATPNSSSTTDTSTSSK; encoded by the coding sequence ATGCAGGCATACCTACTCGCACGCAACCCCAACCACTCACTCACCCACGGCTACCTCCCCGCCGCCCACCGCCTCGGCCTACACACCACCATCCTCACCGACCACCCCCCCACCACCAACACCCGCATCATCAACTGCAACGTCCTCAACCACCACGACGTCATCGCCACCATCAGCAACCACCCCCACCCCGACGTCATCCTCAGCAACAGCGACCACCTCCAAACCCAAACCGCCCTCGCCGCCGCCTACTACAACCTCCCCGGCAAAGACTGGCGCGCCACCCTCCACACCAAAAACAAAGCACTCATGCGCCGCCAACTCGCCCACCACGGCGCCGGAATCACCACCACCGAACTACCACCACACACCCCCACCAACACCATCCACGCCCTCCCCATCACCTACCCCTGCGTCATCAAACCCCGCGAAGGCGTCGCCAGCGAAGACGTCATCCTCACCCACACCCCACACCACCTCACCACCGCCATCAACACCATCCGCACCCACCGCCCACACGACACCCTCCTCATCGAGGAATACCTCCCCGGAAACCTCTGCACCCTAGAAACACTCGGCGACAACCACCACCTCCACATCCTCGGCGGCTTCCACACCACCACCACCCCACCCCCTACTTCATCGAAAAAACCTGCACATACACCCCCGCACACCCCACCAACATCACCAACCAAGTCCTCCACCAACTCAACATCCTCGGCGTCAACTTCGGCGCCTGCCACACCGAATTCATCGTCAACAACGGACACGTCCACCTCATCGAAGTGA